A DNA window from Hordeum vulgare subsp. vulgare chromosome 1H, MorexV3_pseudomolecules_assembly, whole genome shotgun sequence contains the following coding sequences:
- the LOC123408950 gene encoding LOW QUALITY PROTEIN: glutelin type-B 1-like (The sequence of the model RefSeq protein was modified relative to this genomic sequence to represent the inferred CDS: deleted 3 bases in 2 codons): MLASTKLLSLLQTIMAATSFVSLSFYFCIFLLCHGSMAQLFGMSSNPWQSCRQGGFRECTFNRLQASTPLRQVRSHAGLTEYFDDQNEQFRCIGVSVIRRVIEPRGYLLPRYHNTHGLVYIIQGSGFTGLSFPGCPATFQKQFQKYGQAQSVQGQSQSQKFKDEHQKVQHVRQGDVIALPAGITHWLYNDGDAPIVAIYVFDVNNNANQLEPRHKEFLLAGNYRSSQLHSSQNIFSGFDVRLLRESLGISGKIAQRLQSKDDEIGDIIHVNHTLKFLKPIFTQQQEQESAHTLNMRKGNLKQDILRKSNLKWDSRRQSTIMESNLKRDSRRQSTQGEQTQTGQSQAKHLHGGQPEEGRGGQSQEEQSEAGPYPGCRPHAGQSHASESTYGGWNGLEENFCDHKLTANIDDPSRAEIYNPRAGTITHLNSQTFPILNIVQMSATRVHLYQNAIISPLWNINAHSVMYMIQGHILVQVVNDHGRNVFNGLLSPGQLLIIPQNYVVLKKAQRDGSKYIEFKTNANSMVSHIAGKNSILGALPVDVIASAYDISRTEARSLKFNREEELGVFAPKFSLSFPKGEEESS, translated from the exons ATGCTCGCATCAACCaaacttctttctcttcttcaaaCGATTATGGCAGCCACTAGTTTTGTGtcgctctctttttatttttgcatttttcTCTTGTGCCATGGCTCCATGGCACAACTGTTTGGCATGAGCTCTAACCCATGGCAAAGCTGTCGCCAAGGGGGTTTCAGAGAGTGTACATTCAATAGGCTACAAGCATCTACACCACTTCGTCAAGTGAGGTCACATGCAGGCCTGACCGAGTATTTTGATGACCAAAATGAGCAATTTCGCTGTATTGGTGTATCTGTCATCCGCCGTGTAATCGAACCTCGTGGTTATTTGTTACCGCGATACCATAACACTCATGGATTAGTGTACATCATCCAAG GAAGTGGTTTTACCGGATTGTCTTTTCCTGGATGTCCGGCAACATTCCAAAAACAGTTTCAAAAATATGGGCAAGCACAATCAGTACAGGGTCAAAGTCAGAGCCAAAAGTTCAAAGATGAGCACCAAAAAGTTCAGCATGTCAGACAAGGAGATGTCATTGCACTACCGGCAGGCATTACACATTGGCTCTACAATGACGGTGATGCACCAATTGTGGCAATCTATGTTTTTGACGTAAACAACAATGCTAATCAACTTGAACCTAGGCATAAG GAATTTTTGTTGGCTGGCAACTATAGGAGTTCGCAACTTCACTCTAGTCAAAATATATTCAGTGGTTTTGATGTTCGGTTGCTTCGTGAGTCCTTGGGTATAAGTGGAAAAATAGCGCAAAGACTTCAAAGTAAAGATGATGAAATAGGTGACATAATTCATGTGAATCATACCCTTAAATTTCTAAAGCCTATTTTTAcccaacaacaagagcaagaatcC GCCCATACACTGAATATGAGGAAGGGCAATCTCAAGCAAGACATCCTCAGGAAGAGCAACCTCAAATGGGACAGCCGCAGGCAAAGCACTATCATGGAGAGCAACCTCAAACGGGACAGTCGCAGGCAAAGCACT CAGGGAGAGCAAACTCAAACGGGGCAGTCTCAGGCAAAGCACTTGCATGGAGGGCAACCTGAAGAAGGGCGGGGAGGGCAATCTCAAGAAGAACAATCTGAGGCAGGGCCATATCCAGGATGTCGACCTCATGCAGGGCAATCTCATGCATCGGAATCAACTTATGGTGGTTGGAATGGGTTGGAGGAGAACTTTTGTGATCATAAGCTAACTGCAAACATTGACGATCCCAGTCGTGCTGAAATATACAACCCGCGTGCCGGTACGATAACACATCTCAACAGCCAAACGTTCCCCATCCTTAACATCGTGCAAATGAGTGCTACAAGAGTACATCTCTACCAG AATGCCATTATTTCACCACTATGGAACATTAATGCGCATAGTGTGATGTACATGATACAAGGACATATCTTGGTTCAAGTTGTTAACGACCATGGTCGAAATGTGTTCAATGGCCTTCTTAGCCCGGGGCAACTATTAATCATACCACAGAACTATGTTGTTCTAAAGAAGGCACAACGTGATGGAAGCAAGTACATCGAATTCAAGACTAATGCAAACTCCATGGTTAGTCACATCGCAGGAAAGAACTCAATCCTCGGCGCCTTGCCCGTTGACGTCATCGCCAGTGCATACGACATCTCTAGAACAGAAGCTCGAAGCCTCAAATTTAACAGGGAAGAGGAGCTGGGAGTATTCGCTCCTAAATTCAGTCTTAGTTTTCCTAAGGGCGAAGAAGAGTCATCTTGA